The Devosia yakushimensis genome has a segment encoding these proteins:
- the metK gene encoding methionine adenosyltransferase: MTRSSYLFTSESVSEGHPDKVCDRISDEIVDLVFREAKKAGMDPSQVRIACETLATTNRVIIAGEVRVPDTLLKKGKDGAILKDAAGHPLVNPSKFKSTARKAIRAIGYEQSGFHWKTAKIDVLLHGQSADIAQGVDEAGNKDVGAGDQGIMFGYASRETPELLPAPIYYAHKILETLTTARKANHGPAGKLGPDAKSQVTVRYENGKPVGVTQIVLSTQHLDETLSSADVRKIVEPYIREALPEGWIDDATVWHVNPTGKFVVGGPDGDAGLTGRKIIVDTYGGAAPHGGGAFSGKDPTKVDRSAAYAARYLAKNVVAAGLADRATIQLSYAIGVAQPLSIYVDLHGTGKVDETVVEGALAKVMDLTPRGIRTHLDLNKPIYAKTSAYGHFGRKAGRDGSFSWEKTDLVGALKAAVK, from the coding sequence GTGACGCGGTCGTCTTATCTCTTCACTTCGGAATCGGTGTCCGAAGGTCATCCCGACAAGGTCTGCGACCGCATCTCCGACGAAATCGTCGATCTGGTGTTCCGCGAGGCCAAGAAGGCCGGCATGGACCCCTCCCAGGTCCGCATTGCCTGCGAAACGCTGGCCACCACCAATCGCGTCATCATCGCGGGCGAAGTGCGCGTGCCCGATACGCTGCTCAAAAAGGGCAAGGACGGCGCCATCCTCAAGGACGCCGCCGGGCATCCGCTGGTGAACCCGTCCAAATTCAAATCCACCGCCCGCAAGGCGATCCGCGCCATCGGCTATGAGCAATCCGGTTTCCACTGGAAGACGGCCAAGATCGATGTGCTGCTGCATGGCCAGTCGGCCGATATCGCCCAGGGCGTCGATGAGGCGGGCAACAAGGATGTGGGCGCGGGCGACCAGGGCATCATGTTCGGCTATGCCAGCCGCGAAACGCCCGAGCTGCTGCCGGCGCCGATCTATTACGCCCACAAGATCCTCGAGACCCTGACCACCGCCCGCAAGGCCAATCATGGCCCCGCCGGCAAGCTGGGCCCCGACGCCAAGAGCCAGGTCACGGTGCGCTACGAGAATGGCAAGCCGGTGGGCGTCACCCAGATCGTGCTCTCGACCCAGCATCTGGATGAGACATTGTCCTCGGCCGATGTGCGCAAAATCGTCGAGCCCTATATCCGCGAAGCCCTGCCCGAAGGCTGGATCGATGACGCCACCGTCTGGCACGTCAATCCGACCGGCAAGTTCGTGGTTGGTGGTCCCGATGGCGATGCGGGCCTGACCGGCCGCAAGATTATTGTCGATACCTATGGCGGCGCGGCTCCGCATGGCGGCGGCGCGTTTTCGGGCAAGGACCCGACCAAGGTGGACCGCTCGGCCGCCTATGCCGCCCGGTATCTGGCCAAGAATGTGGTGGCGGCGGGCCTGGCCGATCGCGCCACGATCCAGCTCAGCTATGCCATCGGCGTGGCGCAGCCGCTGTCGATCTATGTCGACCTGCATGGCACCGGAAAGGTCGATGAGACGGTGGTGGAAGGGGCGCTGGCCAAGGTTATGGACCTGACCCCGCGCGGCATCCGCACCCATCTCGATCTCAACAAGCCCATCTATGCCAAGACCTCAGCCTATGGCCATTTCGGCCGCAAGGCCGGCCGCGACGGCTCTTTCTCCTGGGAAAAGACCGACCTGGTCGGCGCCCTCAAGGCGGCGGTGAAGTAA
- a CDS encoding Fur family transcriptional regulator produces MRMTDQRRVIARVIEESSDHPDVEELYRRASAIDDRISLSTVYRTVNLFEEAGLVTKHDFKDGRARFELIPDEHHDHLIDIRSGKVIEFRNEEIEAIQEVIAKRLGYRLVDHRLELYAVPVDGKDQSK; encoded by the coding sequence ATGCGCATGACCGACCAGCGTCGCGTCATCGCCAGGGTGATCGAGGAATCCTCCGATCACCCCGATGTCGAGGAACTCTATCGCCGCGCCTCCGCGATCGATGACCGCATCTCGCTGTCCACCGTCTACCGCACCGTCAATCTTTTCGAGGAAGCCGGGCTCGTCACCAAGCACGATTTCAAGGATGGCCGCGCCCGGTTCGAATTGATCCCGGACGAGCATCACGACCATCTGATCGATATCCGCTCGGGCAAGGTCATCGAATTCCGCAATGAGGAAATCGAGGCCATCCAGGAGGTTATCGCCAAGCGCCTGGGCTATCGGCTGGTCGATCACCGCCTCGAACTCTATGCCGTGCCGGTGGACGGCAAGGACCAGTCTAAATGA
- the rimI gene encoding ribosomal protein S18-alanine N-acetyltransferase, producing MMKLWMAPAGLHIEPGQTGDADALARIHQAGFYRGWPREEFLAFLSEGGTPVYVACDAKRRIAGFALIRIAADEAELLTIAVDPKWRGKKVGQALLRAALDDLRMSPARRMFLEVDEQNAPAVKLYGREGFATISSRKGYYPRPDGTAATALVMARDLG from the coding sequence ATGATGAAGCTCTGGATGGCGCCGGCGGGCCTGCATATCGAGCCGGGCCAGACTGGCGATGCCGATGCGCTGGCGCGTATTCATCAGGCCGGTTTCTATCGCGGCTGGCCGCGCGAGGAGTTTCTGGCTTTTTTGTCCGAGGGCGGCACCCCCGTCTATGTCGCCTGCGACGCCAAGCGCCGCATTGCCGGCTTCGCGCTGATCCGCATCGCGGCGGACGAAGCCGAATTGCTGACCATCGCGGTCGATCCCAAATGGCGCGGCAAGAAAGTGGGGCAGGCGCTGCTGCGCGCGGCCCTCGATGATCTGCGGATGAGCCCGGCCCGGCGCATGTTCCTGGAAGTCGACGAGCAGAACGCGCCTGCGGTCAAGCTTTATGGGCGGGAAGGTTTTGCCACCATTTCCAGCCGCAAGGGCTATTATCCCCGCCCTGACGGCACGGCGGCGACCGCGCTTGTCATGGCGCGTGATCTTGGATAA
- the tsaB gene encoding tRNA (adenosine(37)-N6)-threonylcarbamoyltransferase complex dimerization subunit type 1 TsaB, with amino-acid sequence MSVLPVTLAIDTAAPRLQLALLRADGSTDISIDEIATGHAELIFGRIAALLARNGMDYPGLQRVVTTTGPGSFTGLRIGLSAARGIGLARSIPVIGVPSLLALSLAGTGPVTVLLDARREEAYFQTFSAPGIADGPPRLLPMAQAQQSVLPGSVLITTPFVDIAAMARYGALADPLAHPPEAAYVRDADAKPQTAARIERLRS; translated from the coding sequence ATGAGTGTTCTGCCCGTCACGCTTGCCATCGACACAGCCGCGCCGCGCCTGCAATTGGCGCTGTTGCGGGCCGATGGCAGCACCGATATTTCCATCGACGAGATCGCCACCGGCCACGCCGAATTGATCTTCGGGCGCATCGCGGCGCTGCTGGCGCGCAATGGCATGGACTATCCCGGCCTGCAGCGGGTGGTGACGACGACCGGCCCCGGCTCTTTCACCGGATTGCGCATCGGCCTCTCGGCGGCACGCGGCATTGGCCTGGCGCGTTCTATCCCGGTGATTGGCGTGCCCAGCCTCTTGGCGCTCTCGCTGGCCGGGACTGGCCCGGTCACCGTCTTGCTCGATGCGCGGCGCGAGGAAGCCTATTTCCAGACATTTTCGGCTCCCGGAATTGCCGATGGTCCGCCGCGTCTCTTGCCCATGGCCCAGGCGCAGCAATCGGTGCTGCCCGGTTCGGTCCTCATCACCACGCCCTTTGTCGATATCGCCGCCATGGCCCGCTATGGCGCGCTGGCCGATCCGCTTGCCCATCCGCCCGAGGCTGCCTATGTGCGGGATGCCGATGCCAAGCCGCAAACCGCGGCACGGATCGAAAGGCTGAGATCATGA
- a CDS encoding winged helix-turn-helix transcriptional regulator encodes MSALSASHEAEEDRLVVKPGKWTLVVVMQLRSETRRFSELRRGIGDISQKTLTITLRELERDGFVSRTIFPTIPPRVDYELTALGQELLQLADGWRQFAARNRVAVEAARHRFDLAAGEPAIRLVSSS; translated from the coding sequence ATGTCAGCACTATCTGCCAGCCACGAAGCTGAAGAAGACCGGCTCGTGGTCAAGCCGGGCAAATGGACCCTGGTCGTGGTCATGCAATTGCGCAGCGAGACACGGCGGTTCAGTGAACTGCGGCGTGGCATCGGCGATATTTCGCAGAAGACGCTGACCATTACCCTGCGTGAACTGGAGCGGGACGGGTTCGTCTCGCGCACCATATTCCCCACCATTCCGCCCCGGGTCGATTATGAATTGACCGCTTTGGGCCAGGAATTGCTGCAGCTGGCCGATGGCTGGCGCCAGTTTGCCGCCCGCAACCGCGTAGCGGTGGAGGCGGCCCGGCACCGTTTCGACCTGGCCGCCGGCGAACCAGCGATAAGGCTGGTCTCCAGCAGCTGA
- the nusA gene encoding transcription termination factor NusA, translated as MAVSANRLELLQIADAVAREKSIDRMVVIEAMQDAMEKAAKGRYGAETEIKVEINPRSGETRMWRLLEIVDQVEETSRQVDLKTAQARSPEAKIGDFLTEPLPPMEFGRIAAQSAKQVIVQKVRDAERDRMYEEYFGRIGEIVNGSVKRVEYGNVIVDLGRGEAIIRRDELIPREMFRYGDRVRAYVYDVRREQRGPQIFLSRTHPQFMAKLFMQEVPEIYDGVITIRSIARDPGSRAKIAVTSSDSSIDPVGACVGMRGSRVQAVVAELQGEKIDIIPWTDSIADLVVSALQPADVAKVVLDEQAERIEVVVPDEQLSLAIGRRGQNVRLASQLIGWDIDILTEQEESERRQKEFTERSTLFMNALDVDEMVAQLLASEGFSSVEELAYIDLNEIASIEGFDEETAGEIQNRAAEYLAEIDRAFDEERKALGVEDELYEIPGLNAAMLVALGKDGVKTVEDFAGCASDDLVGWSERKDGETKRFDGTFKDFPVSREEAEDMILQARLKAGWINEEDLPVAEDGEISEEATA; from the coding sequence ATGGCAGTCAGCGCGAACCGCCTCGAGCTTTTGCAGATCGCAGATGCCGTTGCCCGTGAAAAGTCGATCGACCGTATGGTTGTGATCGAGGCGATGCAGGACGCCATGGAAAAGGCCGCCAAGGGTCGCTATGGCGCAGAAACCGAGATCAAGGTCGAGATCAACCCACGTTCGGGCGAAACCCGCATGTGGCGCCTGCTCGAAATCGTCGACCAGGTCGAGGAAACCAGCCGCCAGGTTGATCTCAAGACGGCCCAGGCCCGCTCGCCCGAAGCCAAGATCGGCGACTTCCTGACCGAGCCGCTGCCGCCCATGGAATTCGGCCGCATTGCCGCCCAGTCGGCCAAGCAGGTCATCGTGCAGAAGGTGCGCGATGCCGAGCGCGACCGCATGTATGAAGAATATTTCGGCCGCATCGGCGAAATCGTCAACGGCAGCGTCAAGCGTGTCGAATATGGCAATGTGATCGTCGATCTGGGCCGGGGCGAAGCCATTATCCGCCGCGACGAGCTGATCCCGCGCGAAATGTTCCGCTATGGCGATCGCGTGCGCGCCTATGTCTATGACGTGCGCCGCGAACAGCGGGGCCCGCAGATTTTCCTCAGCCGCACGCATCCGCAATTCATGGCCAAGCTCTTCATGCAGGAAGTGCCCGAGATCTATGATGGCGTGATCACCATCCGCTCGATTGCCCGCGATCCGGGCTCGCGCGCCAAGATCGCCGTGACCTCCTCGGATAGCTCGATCGATCCGGTCGGCGCTTGCGTGGGTATGCGCGGCAGCCGCGTGCAGGCCGTGGTGGCCGAATTGCAGGGCGAAAAGATCGATATCATTCCCTGGACCGATTCGATTGCCGATCTCGTCGTCTCCGCATTGCAGCCGGCCGATGTGGCCAAGGTGGTGCTGGACGAGCAGGCCGAGCGCATCGAAGTGGTGGTGCCCGACGAGCAGCTGTCGCTGGCCATTGGCCGCCGCGGGCAGAATGTGCGCCTGGCAAGCCAGCTGATCGGCTGGGATATCGACATCCTGACCGAACAGGAAGAGAGCGAGCGCCGCCAGAAGGAATTCACCGAACGCTCGACCTTGTTCATGAATGCCCTTGACGTGGACGAGATGGTTGCCCAGCTATTGGCTTCGGAAGGCTTCTCCTCGGTCGAGGAGCTGGCCTATATCGATCTCAATGAAATCGCCTCGATCGAAGGCTTTGACGAAGAGACGGCCGGCGAAATCCAGAACCGCGCCGCCGAATATCTGGCCGAGATCGACCGGGCTTTCGATGAAGAGCGCAAGGCGCTTGGCGTCGAGGACGAACTCTACGAGATCCCCGGCCTCAACGCGGCCATGCTGGTCGCCCTGGGCAAGGATGGCGTCAAGACGGTGGAAGACTTCGCCGGCTGCGCCTCCGATGACCTGGTCGGCTGGTCGGAACGCAAGGATGGCGAGACTAAGCGCTTTGACGGCACGTTCAAGGATTTCCCCGTGTCCCGCGAGGAAGCCGAGGACATGATCCTGCAGGCCCGCCTCAAGGCCGGCTGGATCAATGAAGAAGACCTGCCGGTTGCCGAAGACGGCGAAATCAGCGAAGAGGCCACGGCCTGA
- the rimP gene encoding ribosome maturation factor RimP, whose amino-acid sequence MGFDLTEKRYIKETGLEARIARIVEPVANDLGFSLVRIKVTQENGCTLQIMAEDENARFTIMDCEALSKDLSPVLDVEDPIDREYHLEVSSPGIDRPLVRRRDFEAHIGHEAKIELSDMINGRKRFRGFIKATDDEAVTITLPDAPGGTDPDHRLLFTTLADAKLVMTDALMEKARLDQELHPIDDDETETVEIAANDDEDFSKETH is encoded by the coding sequence ATGGGTTTCGATCTCACAGAGAAACGCTACATCAAGGAGACGGGCCTGGAAGCCCGGATCGCCCGCATTGTCGAGCCGGTCGCCAACGATCTCGGCTTCTCGCTGGTTCGCATCAAGGTGACCCAGGAGAACGGCTGCACGTTGCAGATCATGGCGGAAGACGAGAATGCTCGGTTCACCATCATGGATTGCGAAGCGCTTTCCAAGGACCTCTCGCCGGTCCTCGACGTCGAAGATCCGATCGATCGCGAATACCATCTGGAAGTCAGCTCGCCGGGCATCGACCGGCCGCTGGTGCGCCGGCGGGATTTCGAGGCCCATATCGGCCATGAAGCCAAGATCGAGCTCAGCGACATGATCAATGGCCGCAAGCGTTTCCGCGGCTTCATCAAGGCGACCGACGACGAGGCAGTGACGATCACCCTGCCCGACGCCCCCGGCGGGACCGATCCCGACCACCGCCTGCTCTTTACCACCCTGGCCGACGCCAAATTGGTGATGACCGACGCCCTGATGGAAAAGGCGCGGCTCGACCAGGAACTCCACCCGATCGACGACGATGAGACCGAGACGGTCGAAATCGCCGCCAATGACGACGAAGATTTCTCCAAGGAGACACATTAA
- the trmB gene encoding tRNA (guanosine(46)-N7)-methyltransferase TrmB — MTDHELPKTRSGEPRAFFGRRSGKKLHGGQQAIFDATLPELEIKLSGRLDPRSFFPAAQKIIIEIGYGGGEHLALEAGRHPETGYIGCEVFTGGIGKMVQTIAAQGLANIRLFTDDALKLLVELPDASVDEVYLLYPDPWPKTRHHKRRFVSPTTLRELARVIRPGGLFHFASDIEDYANWTLAHIVRSPDFSFLPEKPGGWHEPYPGWQATRYEQKARREGRMVSFYFSFPRR; from the coding sequence ATGACCGACCACGAGCTTCCCAAAACCCGTTCGGGCGAACCGCGCGCCTTTTTCGGCCGCCGCTCGGGCAAGAAGCTGCATGGCGGCCAGCAAGCCATATTCGACGCCACCCTGCCCGAGCTTGAAATCAAGCTTAGCGGCAGACTCGATCCCAGGAGCTTTTTTCCCGCGGCACAAAAGATCATCATCGAGATCGGCTATGGCGGGGGCGAGCATCTGGCGCTCGAAGCCGGGCGGCATCCCGAAACCGGCTATATCGGCTGCGAGGTCTTTACCGGGGGCATCGGCAAGATGGTGCAGACCATCGCCGCCCAGGGCCTCGCCAATATCCGCCTCTTTACCGACGATGCGCTAAAACTCCTGGTGGAATTGCCCGATGCCTCGGTGGACGAGGTCTATCTGCTTTATCCCGATCCCTGGCCCAAGACGCGCCATCACAAGCGGCGCTTTGTCTCGCCAACCACGTTGCGGGAGCTGGCGCGGGTGATACGGCCGGGCGGGCTGTTTCACTTTGCCAGCGATATCGAGGACTATGCCAATTGGACGCTGGCCCATATCGTGCGCTCGCCTGATTTCAGCTTCCTGCCGGAAAAGCCGGGCGGCTGGCACGAGCCCTATCCCGGCTGGCAGGCGACGCGCTATGAGCAGAAAGCCCGGCGGGAAGGGCGGATGGTGAGCTTTTATTTCAGCTTTCCGCGGCGATAG
- a CDS encoding FAD-binding oxidoreductase: protein MPISVAILKTEMVTHNVRHYRVEKPKNFHFGPGQATEVSIDKDGWRDQKRPFTFTSLQNDDTLEFTIKSYRDHPGVTNALWGLEAGDRLLLRDVWGTIQYKGAGTFIAGGAGVTPFIAILRQLHAKGGLAGNRLIVSNQTEKDIILRDEFEAMAGLETLWTVTNDPKSSLLQERIDADFLRRHVGAFDGRFYLCGPDAMVDQLRGTLEQLGADVGSVTWER, encoded by the coding sequence ATGCCCATCAGCGTCGCAATTTTGAAGACCGAAATGGTCACCCACAATGTGCGTCATTATCGCGTCGAAAAACCAAAAAATTTTCACTTTGGCCCTGGCCAGGCCACCGAAGTGTCCATCGACAAGGATGGTTGGCGCGATCAGAAGCGGCCGTTTACCTTCACCTCATTACAAAATGACGACACGCTCGAATTCACCATCAAGAGCTATCGCGACCATCCGGGCGTGACCAATGCCCTTTGGGGGCTGGAAGCGGGCGACCGGCTCTTGCTGCGCGATGTATGGGGAACGATTCAATATAAAGGGGCCGGCACCTTCATTGCCGGCGGCGCCGGCGTGACGCCATTCATCGCCATCCTGCGGCAGCTCCATGCCAAGGGTGGTCTTGCAGGCAATAGGCTGATCGTTTCCAACCAGACCGAGAAGGATATCATCCTGCGGGACGAGTTCGAGGCCATGGCCGGGCTCGAAACGCTCTGGACAGTGACCAATGATCCGAAATCGTCTCTGCTGCAGGAGCGGATCGATGCCGATTTCCTTCGCAGGCATGTTGGTGCCTTCGATGGACGCTTCTATCTCTGCGGGCCCGATGCCATGGTCGACCAGTTGCGCGGGACGCTCGAACAGCTGGGCGCCGATGTCGGCAGCGTGACCTGGGAGCGCTAG
- the lnt gene encoding apolipoprotein N-acyltransferase, with the protein MTWLAETAMLSHGWRRFLLLVVAGAIAGLSIPPLFIVPALFVTFPIWVWCLDGAERKGGLRRLFGPAFTIGFAFGWGYFTVAFHWLGAAFFVDGGVMIALMPFAILALAAMIAFFWGLASALAHLLWSHGPWRILTLATFLTMAEWARGHVLTGFPFDLLGYALTPTDEMMQITSVIGIYGLTFVAALMAMTPALIWPADNRNLSRRLLPFFLTIGVIAAQLGYGYNRLAGTVATPRQDVSMRLVQPLVYEHADWGQADPVALIDRLIMLSDMRMNPEDKGLADITHLVWPESSLPFFLSTYPDALARIARMLPDGAMLLAGAPRQQYEPGATQSAGPPFNSLLAIDSNGEVVASYDKSHLVPFGEFLPFQDFFGRLGIKQFVPGAEGWGHGDVRRRLMALPNTPKFLALICYEILFSGDLGDVTGAQYLLNITNDAWFDGSIGPAQHAHHARVRAVEEGMSLIRAANSGLTFATDPLGRIKAQLAPMQMAALDVRPDQRLASTVFAQVRYWPLLIALGAGLLISVAVSRGGRKRRVG; encoded by the coding sequence ATGACCTGGCTGGCCGAGACCGCGATGCTCAGCCATGGCTGGCGGCGTTTCCTGCTGCTGGTGGTGGCGGGCGCGATCGCCGGCTTGTCCATTCCGCCGCTCTTTATCGTCCCGGCGCTGTTCGTCACTTTCCCGATCTGGGTGTGGTGCCTGGATGGTGCCGAACGCAAGGGCGGATTGCGGCGCCTGTTCGGCCCGGCTTTCACCATCGGCTTTGCCTTTGGCTGGGGCTATTTCACCGTCGCTTTCCATTGGCTGGGCGCCGCCTTCTTCGTCGATGGCGGAGTGATGATCGCGCTGATGCCGTTCGCCATTCTGGCGCTGGCGGCGATGATCGCCTTTTTCTGGGGCCTGGCCAGCGCGCTGGCGCATTTGCTGTGGAGCCATGGTCCCTGGCGCATCCTGACGCTGGCGACTTTCCTCACCATGGCCGAATGGGCCCGCGGCCATGTGCTGACCGGCTTTCCCTTCGATCTGCTCGGCTATGCGCTGACCCCGACCGACGAGATGATGCAGATTACTTCGGTGATCGGGATTTACGGGCTGACCTTCGTCGCCGCACTCATGGCCATGACCCCTGCCCTGATCTGGCCGGCCGATAATCGCAATCTCAGCCGGCGGCTATTGCCGTTTTTTCTGACCATTGGCGTCATCGCGGCGCAACTGGGCTATGGCTATAACCGGCTGGCGGGCACGGTGGCGACGCCGCGCCAGGATGTATCGATGCGGCTGGTGCAGCCCCTGGTCTATGAGCATGCCGATTGGGGCCAGGCTGATCCGGTGGCACTGATCGACCGGCTGATCATGCTGTCGGATATGCGGATGAACCCCGAGGACAAGGGGCTGGCCGATATCACCCATCTGGTCTGGCCCGAATCGAGCCTGCCCTTTTTCCTCTCCACCTATCCCGACGCGCTGGCGCGCATTGCCCGCATGCTGCCCGATGGCGCCATGCTGCTGGCCGGGGCGCCGCGCCAGCAATATGAACCCGGCGCGACGCAAAGCGCCGGACCGCCGTTCAATTCCCTGCTCGCCATCGACAGCAATGGCGAGGTGGTGGCGTCCTATGACAAATCCCACCTCGTGCCGTTCGGCGAGTTTTTGCCGTTCCAGGATTTCTTCGGCCGGCTGGGCATCAAGCAATTCGTGCCGGGCGCCGAAGGCTGGGGCCATGGCGATGTCAGGCGGCGGTTGATGGCGCTGCCCAATACGCCCAAATTCCTGGCGCTGATCTGCTACGAAATCCTGTTTTCAGGCGATCTGGGCGACGTTACGGGCGCCCAATACCTTCTCAACATCACCAATGATGCCTGGTTCGACGGCTCCATCGGCCCGGCCCAGCACGCCCATCACGCCAGGGTTCGAGCGGTAGAAGAAGGCATGAGCCTGATCCGCGCCGCCAATTCGGGCCTGACCTTCGCCACCGATCCGCTGGGCCGCATCAAGGCCCAGCTGGCGCCCATGCAGATGGCGGCCCTCGACGTGCGCCCCGACCAGCGGCTGGCTAGCACGGTCTTCGCCCAGGTCCGCTATTGGCCGCTGCTGATTGCGCTGGGTGCGGGGTTGCTGATCTCGGTGGCTGTGTCGCGCGGCGGACGCAAGCGGCGGGTGGGGTAG
- the pncB gene encoding nicotinate phosphoribosyltransferase, with product MATYTDIARRVYNHTWKLDPIVRSLLDTDFYKLLMLQMIWGLYPRVNATFSLINRTRSVRLAEEIDIDELRAQLDHCRTLRFTKKEMIWLAGNSFYGSKQIFEPAFLKWLEEFRLPEYRLEQRNGQFVLEFPGAWVETSMWEIPALAIINELRSRAALKNYGPFALDVLYARAKAKMWEKVERLQKLPDLKISDFGTRRRHSFLWQRWCVEALKEGIGEAFTGTSNVKLAMDNDLEALGTNAHELPMVLAALAPNDEALMAAPYRVLQDWESYYGGNLKIVLPDAFGTDSFLKHAPDWVADWTGFRPDSAPAIEGGEKIIAWWKSRGRDPREKLLIFSDGLDVDMIEEAYLHFDGRVRMTFGWGTNLTNDFEGCAPDGPNPGLDPISIVAKVSEANGRPAVKLSDNPAKATGTPEEIARYLSVFGDAGMVAHAVKV from the coding sequence ATGGCCACTTATACCGATATTGCGCGGCGGGTGTATAACCACACTTGGAAGCTCGACCCCATCGTGCGCAGCCTGCTCGATACCGATTTCTATAAGCTGTTGATGCTGCAGATGATCTGGGGCCTCTATCCCCGGGTCAACGCGACTTTCTCGCTGATCAACCGCACAAGATCGGTCAGATTAGCCGAAGAGATCGATATCGATGAATTGCGCGCCCAGCTCGATCATTGCCGCACGCTGCGTTTCACCAAGAAGGAAATGATCTGGCTGGCTGGTAACAGCTTTTACGGCAGCAAACAGATTTTCGAGCCGGCTTTCCTTAAATGGCTCGAAGAGTTCCGCCTGCCCGAATACCGGCTGGAGCAGCGGAACGGGCAATTCGTGCTGGAATTTCCCGGAGCCTGGGTCGAGACCTCGATGTGGGAAATCCCCGCGCTCGCCATTATCAATGAATTGCGCTCACGGGCGGCGCTCAAGAATTACGGGCCCTTCGCGCTCGACGTGCTCTATGCCCGCGCCAAGGCCAAGATGTGGGAAAAGGTGGAGCGGCTACAAAAGTTGCCCGATCTCAAGATCTCCGATTTCGGCACGCGGCGGCGCCATTCCTTTCTCTGGCAGCGCTGGTGCGTGGAAGCGCTCAAGGAAGGCATTGGCGAAGCCTTTACCGGCACCTCCAATGTCAAGCTCGCCATGGATAATGACCTGGAAGCTCTGGGCACCAATGCCCATGAGCTGCCCATGGTGCTGGCCGCTCTCGCCCCCAATGACGAGGCGTTGATGGCGGCGCCCTATCGCGTGCTGCAGGATTGGGAGAGCTATTATGGCGGCAATCTCAAGATCGTGCTGCCCGACGCTTTCGGCACCGACAGCTTTTTGAAGCATGCTCCCGATTGGGTGGCCGATTGGACCGGCTTCCGGCCCGATAGCGCGCCGGCCATCGAGGGCGGGGAAAAGATCATCGCCTGGTGGAAGAGCCGGGGCCGCGATCCGCGTGAAAAGCTGCTGATCTTTTCCGACGGGCTCGATGTCGACATGATCGAGGAGGCGTACCTCCATTTCGACGGGCGGGTGCGGATGACCTTCGGCTGGGGCACCAATCTGACCAATGATTTCGAGGGCTGTGCGCCCGATGGTCCCAATCCGGGGCTCGATCCGATTTCCATCGTCGCCAAGGTCAGCGAGGCCAATGGACGGCCGGCCGTGAAGCTTTCCGACAATCCCGCCAAGGCGACCGGTACGCCCGAAGAGATTGCCCGCTATCTCAGCGTTTTTGGCGATGCGGGCATGGTGGCGCATGCCGTCAAGGTGTGA
- a CDS encoding lysophospholipid acyltransferase family protein produces MIFRVLFFIFVFVPIMIVVIPLQALINALKLPFWNVLPRLFHRIGCFFLGLRVEVIGQPATGRPTLLVSNHISWTDIVAVGSVADVTFVAKREVGDWPFVGMMARLQKTIFVDRTRRSDAGRTAQEMGSHMANGNAVLLFAEGQSDIGTHVLPFRSALVGAAQHAMIEAGARDVVIQPLTIAYTRLQGLPVSRNERSLIAWIKSKSVKQNIREILGGPVKDVTVAFGTPIPLGENDNRKQVTKAAEDQVRAMLVALNRGQKLPVKAA; encoded by the coding sequence ATGATCTTCCGCGTGCTGTTCTTCATCTTCGTTTTCGTGCCAATAATGATCGTGGTGATCCCCCTGCAGGCGCTGATCAATGCGCTGAAGCTCCCCTTCTGGAATGTGCTGCCGCGCCTGTTTCATCGCATTGGCTGCTTTTTCCTCGGGCTGCGGGTCGAGGTCATCGGCCAGCCGGCCACCGGCCGGCCGACCCTATTGGTATCTAACCATATTTCCTGGACCGATATCGTGGCAGTCGGCTCGGTCGCCGACGTCACCTTCGTGGCCAAGCGCGAAGTGGGCGACTGGCCTTTCGTGGGCATGATGGCGCGACTGCAGAAAACCATTTTCGTCGACCGCACGCGCCGCTCCGATGCCGGCCGCACGGCGCAGGAAATGGGCAGCCACATGGCCAACGGCAATGCGGTCCTGCTGTTTGCCGAGGGCCAGTCCGATATCGGCACCCATGTCCTACCCTTCCGCTCGGCGCTGGTGGGCGCAGCCCAACACGCCATGATCGAGGCCGGCGCCAGGGACGTGGTGATCCAGCCGCTCACCATCGCCTATACCAGGCTCCAGGGCCTGCCCGTCAGCCGCAACGAGCGCTCGCTGATCGCCTGGATCAAGTCCAAGTCGGTCAAGCAGAATATCCGCGAAATCCTGGGCGGACCGGTCAAGGACGTGACGGTAGCCTTCGGCACCCCCATCCCTCTGGGCGAAAACGACAATCGCAAGCAGGTCACCAAGGCCGCCGAAGATCAGGTGCGCGCCATGCTTGTGGCGCTCAATCGCGGCCAGAAACTGCCTGTCAAAGCCGCCTGA